From a region of the Cognatiyoonia koreensis genome:
- the purN gene encoding phosphoribosylglycinamide formyltransferase: MTKRVAILISGSGSNMVSLVAAMTGDFPARPVLVLSNKAEAAGLRKAEALGVPTVTVAHRDYPNDKPAFERAMHHALLAAQPDVICLAGFMRVLSAEFVSAWSGKILNIHPSLLPKYKGLNTHARALAAGDTVHGCTVHEVTADLDDGPILGQASIDVRDNDTPETLAARLLPYEHELYPRVLRRFADGDRTLMML; encoded by the coding sequence GTGACCAAACGCGTTGCGATCCTGATATCGGGCAGCGGTTCCAACATGGTGTCATTGGTCGCGGCGATGACCGGTGACTTTCCGGCGCGCCCGGTTCTCGTGCTTTCAAATAAGGCCGAAGCTGCAGGTTTGCGCAAAGCAGAAGCACTCGGCGTTCCAACGGTGACAGTGGCACACCGCGACTATCCAAATGACAAACCAGCGTTCGAGCGCGCAATGCATCATGCGTTGCTGGCAGCGCAGCCGGACGTCATTTGCCTTGCAGGTTTCATGCGGGTTCTGTCAGCAGAATTTGTTTCGGCATGGTCCGGCAAGATATTGAACATCCACCCATCGCTTTTGCCAAAGTACAAGGGCCTCAATACCCATGCGAGGGCTCTCGCGGCGGGTGACACCGTTCATGGCTGTACCGTTCATGAAGTCACCGCCGATCTTGATGATGGGCCAATTCTTGGTCAGGCGAGCATTGACGTCCGCGATAATGACACGCCCGAAACGCTTGCTGCCCGTCTTTTGCCGTATGAGCATGAACTATATCCGCGAGTCTTGCGACGTTTCGCAGATGGTGATCGCACGTTGATGATGCTCTAG
- a CDS encoding DUF1330 domain-containing protein yields MTALWIAHVTVTDEAAYGEYAKRATVAIADHGGVFLARGGKYEQLEGPDRPRNVVARFPSLQAAHDCYYSQAYQEALGFAKGASQRELSIVEEIA; encoded by the coding sequence ATGACAGCATTATGGATTGCCCACGTCACGGTGACGGATGAGGCGGCTTACGGCGAATACGCAAAGCGGGCGACTGTCGCCATAGCAGATCACGGCGGCGTATTTCTTGCACGTGGCGGAAAATACGAACAGTTGGAAGGTCCTGACCGGCCACGTAACGTGGTTGCCCGGTTCCCAAGCCTTCAGGCCGCACATGATTGTTATTATTCGCAAGCCTACCAAGAAGCGCTTGGCTTTGCCAAAGGGGCAAGCCAGCGCGAATTGAGTATTGTGGAAGAAATCGCCTAG
- a CDS encoding DUF4328 domain-containing protein has protein sequence MRDLNPIGRAAKISTVIYGVVNVIYAAVLLWYNSVYRTYLNDPNADQTALLRADDVLLGLGIFFLIAFIGCFSVNGRWIYLASKNAAIASPAPDRVSPGWAVGWYFVPIMNLFKPFTAMKEIWEGSVGLNRTPGSSIPGWLTVWWLLWIVLNIADSAASNIGTDPFSTPEDYINGNRLTAVIALLWLIPIYLFWRIIDEVTAAQTSASDVFA, from the coding sequence ATGCGGGACCTTAATCCAATTGGCCGTGCGGCAAAGATATCGACGGTCATTTACGGTGTTGTAAACGTCATCTATGCGGCAGTCTTGCTTTGGTACAATTCAGTCTACCGGACATATCTGAATGACCCGAACGCGGACCAGACGGCTCTTTTGCGTGCAGATGATGTCCTGCTTGGTCTTGGAATATTCTTTCTCATCGCCTTTATCGGATGCTTTTCTGTAAATGGACGCTGGATATACTTGGCAAGCAAGAACGCGGCGATAGCCTCACCGGCACCTGACAGAGTGTCGCCCGGCTGGGCAGTAGGCTGGTATTTCGTTCCGATCATGAACCTTTTCAAACCTTTCACGGCAATGAAGGAGATCTGGGAAGGTTCGGTTGGTCTGAATCGCACCCCGGGAAGCAGTATCCCTGGATGGCTGACTGTCTGGTGGCTGTTGTGGATTGTCCTGAACATTGCAGACTCCGCTGCGTCAAATATCGGGACGGACCCCTTCTCGACACCGGAAGACTACATCAATGGCAACAGGTTGACCGCCGTAATCGCGCTCTTATGGCTGATCCCGATATATCTTTTCTGGCGCATTATCGACGAGGTGACAGCAGCCCAGACCAGTGCAAGTGACGTTTTTGCCTAA
- the purM gene encoding phosphoribosylformylglycinamidine cyclo-ligase, producing MTIKNGLTYADAGVDIDAGNTLVERIKPAAKRTARPGVMAGLGGFGALFDLKGAGYVDPILVAATDGVGTKLRIAIDTGNVDTIGIDLVAMCVNDLVCQGAEPLFFLDYFATGKLDLADATRIINGIAAGCEASGCALIGGETAEMPGMYHDGDFDLAGFAVGAMERGADLPAGVTEGDVLLGLASDGVHSNGYSLVRRVVELSGLGWDADCPFDDGTLGAALLAPTRLYVNQALAAVRAGGVHGLAHITGGGLTENLPRVLPHGLGAVINLSAWTLPPVFRWIAETGGMAESELLKTFNAGVGMVVVVAKDEATALTQLLEDAGETVYRLGSVTKGEGVSYSGTLL from the coding sequence ATGACCATTAAGAATGGCCTGACCTATGCCGATGCAGGCGTGGATATTGATGCTGGCAATACATTGGTAGAGCGCATTAAACCTGCGGCGAAACGTACTGCACGCCCCGGTGTGATGGCAGGGCTGGGTGGCTTTGGGGCGCTTTTCGATCTTAAGGGTGCGGGGTATGTAGACCCCATTCTGGTTGCGGCAACTGATGGAGTCGGTACGAAATTGCGCATCGCGATTGACACCGGAAATGTAGATACCATCGGCATTGACCTTGTTGCGATGTGCGTCAATGACCTTGTGTGCCAGGGTGCAGAGCCGCTTTTCTTTCTGGATTACTTTGCCACGGGCAAGCTTGATCTTGCCGATGCGACGCGGATCATCAACGGCATCGCTGCTGGCTGCGAAGCATCTGGTTGTGCGCTGATCGGCGGCGAAACGGCCGAGATGCCGGGAATGTATCACGACGGCGACTTTGATCTTGCAGGATTTGCAGTCGGTGCAATGGAGCGTGGTGCTGATTTGCCGGCGGGCGTGACTGAGGGCGATGTGTTGCTAGGGCTTGCATCGGACGGTGTGCATTCCAATGGTTATTCGCTCGTCCGTCGGGTTGTGGAGTTGTCGGGCCTGGGCTGGGATGCAGATTGCCCCTTTGACGACGGGACCTTGGGAGCCGCCTTGCTTGCTCCGACGCGGCTATACGTCAATCAGGCGCTGGCGGCTGTGCGGGCAGGGGGCGTGCACGGTCTAGCGCACATCACTGGCGGTGGCCTGACCGAGAATCTGCCGCGTGTGCTGCCGCATGGGTTGGGGGCAGTGATCAATCTGTCTGCCTGGACACTCCCGCCCGTTTTTCGGTGGATTGCCGAAACAGGCGGTATGGCCGAAAGCGAACTGCTCAAAACCTTTAACGCTGGCGTCGGTATGGTTGTTGTCGTTGCGAAAGATGAGGCAACTGCATTGACCCAGTTGCTGGAAGACGCGGGCGAGACCGTTTATCGCCTTGGCAGTGTGACGAAAGGGGAAGGTGTCAGCTATTCAGGCACCTTGCTGTGA
- the alaS gene encoding alanine--tRNA ligase: MTSLSDIRSTFLNFFEKNGHEVVASSPLVPRNDPTLMFTNSGMVQFKNRFTGVESGPFQRATTAQKCVRAGGKHNDLDNVGYTARHHTFFEMLGNFSFGDYFKSEAIPYAWNLLTQDFSINKDRLLVTVYHTDDEAADIWKKVGVPDDRIIRIATDDNFWRMGPTGPCGPCTEIFYDHGDSIWGGPPGSDQEDGDRFIEIWNVVFMQNEQFEDGTMKPLDMQSIDTGMGLERIGALLQGKHDNYDTDLMRALIEASANATSTDPDGDGNTHHRVIADHLRSTSFLIAEGVLPSNEGRGYVLRRIMRRAMRHAHLLGSKDPVMHRLVPELVKQMGTAYPELGQGQRLIEDTLLNEEVRFKTTLDRGLKLLDDELSNLEGDVDLPGEAAFKLYDTYGFPLDLTQDALREKGRNVDVAGFEAAMAEQKAKARAAWSGTGAEADATVWFDIADAHGVTDFLGYDTLTAEGQVLALVSDGAEVNSADGIVQIVLNQTPFYAEAGGQVGDAGLIKTETGTVAVTDTKKVAGVYIHIGEVTEGRVSKGQAAALSVAADRRTAIQANHSATHLLNEALREALGDHIAQRGSLNAPDRLRFDFSHTKALTLDELDVIERDVNALIRQNTRVSTRIMTPDDARALGAQALFGEKYGDEVRVVSMGRKEGSGKGTDGQTYSLELCGGTHVSQLGEIGAFVCLGDSASSAGVRRIEALTGQAALDYLRQQDHRLAEAALALKAPAAEVPDRIKALMDERKALSNEVAQLRRELAMGGGGVSEDEPETVNGIKFQSKVLQGVTGKDLPSIIDEIKSSIGSGAVLLIADAGGKAAVAAGVTDDLTDRLSAVDMLRAATPELGGKGGGGRPDMAQGGGASAKNAEAAIAAAKAVLEAL; the protein is encoded by the coding sequence ATGACAAGTCTTTCCGACATCCGGTCAACGTTTCTGAACTTCTTCGAGAAGAACGGACATGAAGTCGTCGCATCAAGCCCGCTGGTGCCGCGCAATGACCCTACGCTCATGTTCACTAACTCGGGCATGGTTCAGTTCAAAAACCGCTTTACCGGTGTCGAAAGCGGTCCCTTTCAGCGCGCCACCACGGCACAGAAATGCGTTCGGGCAGGCGGTAAGCACAACGATCTTGATAACGTTGGTTATACCGCGCGGCACCATACCTTTTTTGAAATGCTCGGCAATTTCAGCTTCGGCGATTACTTCAAGTCCGAGGCGATCCCGTACGCTTGGAACCTGCTGACTCAGGATTTCTCGATCAACAAGGATCGGTTGCTGGTCACCGTCTACCATACTGACGACGAGGCGGCCGACATTTGGAAGAAAGTTGGTGTCCCTGATGATCGGATCATCCGCATCGCGACGGATGACAATTTCTGGCGGATGGGCCCGACTGGCCCATGTGGCCCTTGCACGGAAATCTTCTATGATCACGGCGACAGCATTTGGGGTGGTCCGCCTGGATCGGACCAAGAGGATGGCGATCGGTTCATCGAGATCTGGAACGTTGTGTTCATGCAGAATGAGCAGTTCGAAGATGGAACGATGAAACCGCTCGACATGCAGTCCATCGATACCGGGATGGGTTTGGAGCGCATCGGCGCGTTGCTGCAGGGCAAGCATGACAACTATGACACCGACCTGATGCGTGCGTTGATCGAAGCGTCCGCAAATGCGACGTCGACCGACCCCGACGGAGATGGCAACACGCACCATCGCGTGATTGCGGACCATTTGAGATCGACCTCGTTCCTGATCGCAGAAGGAGTTTTGCCGTCAAATGAGGGCCGCGGCTATGTGTTGCGTCGCATTATGCGCCGCGCAATGCGCCACGCCCATTTGCTTGGCAGCAAGGACCCCGTCATGCACCGGTTGGTTCCCGAATTGGTCAAACAGATGGGCACGGCCTATCCGGAGCTGGGTCAGGGCCAGCGCCTTATCGAAGACACGCTGTTGAACGAGGAAGTGCGTTTCAAGACGACGTTGGATCGTGGCCTAAAGCTTTTGGATGACGAGTTGAGCAATCTGGAAGGTGATGTCGATCTGCCGGGCGAAGCCGCGTTCAAACTTTATGACACCTATGGATTTCCGCTTGATCTCACGCAGGATGCACTGCGCGAGAAGGGGCGCAATGTCGATGTAGCCGGATTTGAGGCTGCAATGGCTGAGCAGAAAGCGAAGGCCCGTGCCGCCTGGTCAGGCACCGGAGCAGAGGCTGATGCGACCGTTTGGTTTGATATCGCTGATGCCCACGGTGTGACCGACTTCCTGGGTTATGACACATTGACGGCAGAGGGGCAGGTCCTTGCACTTGTGAGCGACGGTGCTGAGGTGAATTCTGCTGATGGCATTGTCCAGATCGTTTTGAACCAAACGCCATTCTACGCCGAGGCCGGCGGTCAGGTTGGTGATGCGGGCCTTATCAAGACCGAGACAGGAACCGTTGCAGTCACCGACACAAAGAAAGTGGCAGGTGTCTATATCCATATCGGTGAAGTCACCGAAGGGCGCGTGTCCAAGGGGCAGGCCGCAGCGCTATCCGTGGCCGCAGACCGTCGTACGGCAATTCAGGCGAACCATTCGGCCACGCATCTGTTGAACGAAGCCTTGCGCGAAGCCTTGGGTGATCATATCGCGCAACGCGGATCGTTGAATGCACCGGATCGTTTGCGGTTCGATTTCAGTCACACGAAGGCGCTCACGCTGGACGAGTTGGATGTGATAGAACGCGACGTAAACGCATTGATCCGGCAGAACACGCGGGTTTCTACCCGTATCATGACACCGGATGATGCGCGCGCACTTGGCGCGCAGGCGCTGTTCGGCGAGAAATACGGTGATGAGGTCCGGGTCGTGTCAATGGGGCGCAAGGAAGGATCGGGCAAAGGGACAGACGGTCAGACCTATAGCCTTGAACTGTGTGGTGGAACGCATGTGTCTCAACTTGGAGAGATCGGCGCATTTGTCTGTCTTGGTGACAGTGCATCGAGTGCCGGCGTTCGACGGATCGAAGCGCTGACAGGGCAGGCGGCGCTGGACTACTTGCGTCAGCAGGATCATCGATTGGCTGAAGCTGCCCTTGCGCTGAAGGCACCGGCAGCAGAGGTGCCAGATCGCATCAAAGCGTTGATGGATGAACGCAAGGCGCTGTCGAACGAAGTGGCGCAATTGCGCCGTGAGCTTGCGATGGGCGGCGGCGGCGTGTCTGAGGACGAACCCGAGACCGTTAACGGCATAAAATTTCAGTCGAAAGTGTTGCAAGGCGTCACTGGTAAGGATTTGCCGTCGATCATTGACGAAATCAAGTCATCCATCGGAAGCGGTGCCGTCCTATTGATTGCAGACGCAGGTGGTAAGGCAGCCGTCGCCGCCGGCGTAACCGATGATCTGACGGATCGCCTTTCTGCAGTCGATATGTTGCGCGCTGCGACCCCGGAACTGGGTGGAAAGGGCGGCGGCGGTCGTCCTGATATGGCTCAAGGCGGCGGTGCATCAGCAAAGAACGCAGAGGCGGCCATAGCGGCTGCGAAAGCAGTATTGGAGGCACTATGA
- a CDS encoding SCP2 sterol-binding domain-containing protein, producing MTIATTDEMRDLITARAKGRVKGSVRLEMPDLATYFVDETGAVESDAPADITLTAKAQVFHDIATGKLNPATAFMLRKLKVDGNPMRALKIGEILSSDS from the coding sequence ATGACCATAGCGACGACGGACGAGATGCGTGATCTCATCACCGCACGGGCCAAGGGCCGTGTCAAAGGCAGCGTTCGTCTGGAAATGCCGGACCTGGCGACCTATTTTGTTGATGAAACCGGAGCCGTTGAAAGTGACGCGCCGGCCGATATTACGCTGACTGCCAAGGCGCAGGTGTTCCACGATATCGCAACGGGCAAGTTGAACCCGGCAACGGCCTTTATGCTACGCAAGCTCAAGGTCGACGGAAACCCGATGCGTGCCCTGAAAATCGGGGAAATCCTGAGCTCGGACAGCTAA
- the typA gene encoding translational GTPase TypA, with translation MDIRNIAIIAHVDHGKTTLVDELLKQSGVYRDNEAITERAMDSNDIERERGITILAKCTSVEWKGTRINIVDTPGHADFGGEVERILSMVDGVVLLVDAAEGPMPQTKFVTSKALALGLRPIVVVNKVDKPDGEPDRAIDEVFDLFANLDADDNQLDFPTMYASGRAGWCDAELDGPRENLDALFDLVLAHVPTPKQIAHKDEPFRMLATTLSADPFIGRILTGRVESGTLKAGETIKALTRDGERIEQFRVSKILAFRGLMQQPIDVAEAGDIVTIAGMTKATVADTLCDVSVDEAIPAQPIDPPTITVTFGINDSPLAGKDGKKVQSRVIRERLMRESEVNVAIKIADTPGGDAFEVSGRGELQMGVLIENMRREGFELSISRPQVIYREVDGERMEPIEEATIDVDDEYTGSVVEKLTGPRKGELVEMRPAGVGKTRIIAHVPSRGLIGYHGEFLTDTRGSGVLNRLFHGWAPYKGKIQGRRQGVLISMENGTSVAFALWNLEDRGKMFIGAQEAVYTGMIIGEHSRENDLEVNPLKGKKLTNVRASGTDEAVRLTTPVRMSLEEAIAYIDDDELVEVTPNAIRLRKRYLDPHERKRQSRAAG, from the coding sequence ATGGACATCCGCAATATCGCGATCATCGCGCACGTTGACCACGGCAAAACCACGCTTGTGGACGAATTGCTCAAGCAGTCCGGCGTTTACCGCGACAACGAAGCCATTACCGAACGGGCGATGGACAGCAATGACATCGAACGCGAACGCGGCATCACCATTCTTGCCAAGTGTACCTCGGTGGAATGGAAAGGAACGCGTATCAATATCGTGGATACGCCTGGTCACGCCGATTTCGGTGGTGAGGTCGAACGTATCCTGTCGATGGTCGATGGTGTCGTTCTGCTTGTTGACGCCGCCGAAGGGCCTATGCCGCAAACAAAATTCGTAACATCCAAGGCATTGGCCTTGGGCCTTCGCCCGATCGTTGTCGTCAATAAAGTCGACAAACCTGACGGCGAACCGGATCGCGCAATCGATGAAGTATTCGATCTTTTCGCAAACTTGGATGCCGACGACAATCAACTCGATTTTCCAACCATGTATGCCTCTGGCCGCGCCGGATGGTGCGACGCAGAACTGGACGGACCTCGCGAAAACCTCGACGCGCTGTTTGACTTGGTTCTGGCGCATGTGCCGACACCAAAGCAGATCGCGCACAAGGATGAACCTTTTAGAATGCTCGCCACAACGCTGTCGGCTGACCCGTTCATCGGTCGAATTCTGACGGGACGTGTTGAATCAGGCACGCTCAAGGCGGGTGAAACGATCAAAGCTCTGACGCGCGACGGTGAACGTATCGAGCAGTTCCGCGTGTCAAAAATCCTCGCATTTCGCGGTTTGATGCAACAGCCTATCGACGTCGCCGAAGCCGGTGACATCGTCACGATCGCTGGCATGACCAAGGCGACCGTGGCCGATACCCTGTGTGATGTTTCCGTCGATGAAGCGATTCCAGCCCAACCAATTGACCCGCCGACCATCACGGTGACTTTCGGGATCAATGACAGCCCACTGGCTGGCAAGGACGGCAAGAAAGTTCAATCGCGCGTCATCCGTGAACGCTTGATGCGGGAATCTGAAGTCAACGTCGCAATCAAGATTGCTGACACCCCCGGCGGCGACGCGTTCGAAGTTTCCGGTCGTGGCGAATTGCAGATGGGTGTTCTGATCGAAAACATGCGTCGCGAAGGGTTCGAACTTTCAATCTCGCGTCCGCAAGTCATCTATCGCGAAGTTGACGGCGAACGAATGGAACCCATCGAAGAAGCCACCATCGACGTCGATGATGAATACACCGGTTCGGTCGTCGAAAAACTGACCGGCCCGCGCAAAGGTGAACTGGTCGAAATGCGCCCGGCAGGCGTCGGCAAAACGCGGATCATCGCTCACGTGCCGTCCCGTGGCCTGATTGGCTATCATGGGGAATTCCTCACCGATACGCGTGGCTCAGGCGTGTTGAACCGCCTGTTTCACGGGTGGGCACCTTACAAGGGCAAGATTCAGGGACGGCGTCAGGGCGTTCTGATTTCCATGGAAAACGGCACATCTGTTGCCTTCGCACTTTGGAACCTGGAAGACCGCGGCAAGATGTTCATCGGCGCGCAAGAAGCAGTCTACACTGGAATGATCATCGGCGAACACAGCCGGGAAAACGACCTTGAAGTGAACCCGCTCAAAGGCAAAAAGCTGACAAACGTCCGCGCGTCCGGCACAGACGAAGCCGTCAGACTGACAACCCCGGTTCGCATGTCTCTCGAAGAGGCCATCGCCTACATTGATGACGACGAACTTGTCGAAGTCACGCCAAACGCGATCCGCCTGCGCAAGCGCTACCTCGATCCGCACGAGCGCAAACGGCAGTCACGCGCGGCCGGATAG
- the recA gene encoding recombinase RecA, whose protein sequence is MATAELLKMADKKTSDKQKALDSALAQIERQFGKGSIMTLGGDNAMRDIEATSTGSLGLDIALGIGGLPKGRVIEIYGPESSGKTTLTLHAIAEEQKKGGVCAFVDAEHALDPQYAKKLGVNLDELLISQPDTGEQALEIVDTLVRSGAVSMVIVDSVAALTPKSELEGDMGDSSVGVHARLMSQAMRKLTGSINRSGCMVIFINQIRMKIGVMFGSPETTTGGNALKFYASVRLDIRRIGALKDRDEVVGNATRVKVVKNKVAPPFKQVEFDIMYGEGISKTGELLDLGVKAGIVEKSGAWFSYGDERIGQGRENSKLFLKENPKIANEIEDKIRAAHGLDFDMSDQDESGDTDDDLVEV, encoded by the coding sequence ATGGCAACGGCAGAACTCCTCAAAATGGCAGACAAGAAAACATCCGATAAGCAAAAGGCGCTAGATAGCGCGCTGGCGCAAATCGAACGTCAGTTCGGCAAAGGGTCGATCATGACGCTTGGCGGCGATAACGCGATGCGCGACATTGAGGCGACATCGACCGGGTCGCTTGGTCTGGATATCGCGCTTGGCATTGGTGGTCTGCCGAAGGGCCGGGTCATCGAAATCTACGGACCTGAATCCTCCGGTAAGACAACGCTGACGCTGCATGCGATTGCGGAAGAACAGAAAAAAGGCGGGGTTTGCGCATTTGTTGACGCAGAACACGCGCTTGATCCGCAATACGCCAAGAAGCTGGGCGTCAATCTTGATGAATTGCTGATTTCGCAGCCCGACACGGGTGAACAGGCGTTGGAAATCGTCGATACGCTTGTGCGCTCAGGTGCTGTCAGCATGGTCATTGTGGATTCGGTCGCTGCACTGACGCCAAAGTCCGAACTTGAAGGCGACATGGGCGACAGTTCTGTCGGCGTACATGCCCGGCTTATGAGCCAGGCGATGCGCAAGCTGACTGGTTCGATCAACCGTTCGGGTTGTATGGTCATCTTTATCAACCAAATCCGCATGAAGATCGGCGTTATGTTCGGGTCTCCCGAGACCACGACAGGCGGAAACGCGTTGAAATTCTATGCTTCTGTTCGTCTGGATATCCGTCGCATCGGCGCCTTGAAAGACCGTGATGAGGTTGTCGGGAACGCAACCCGTGTGAAGGTGGTCAAGAACAAAGTCGCACCACCTTTCAAGCAAGTCGAATTCGACATCATGTATGGCGAAGGCATATCAAAGACTGGTGAATTGCTGGACCTTGGCGTGAAGGCCGGGATTGTCGAGAAGTCCGGCGCATGGTTCAGCTACGGCGACGAACGGATTGGGCAGGGCCGCGAGAATTCCAAGCTGTTTCTGAAGGAGAATCCAAAGATCGCAAATGAGATCGAGGATAAAATTCGTGCCGCGCACGGCCTTGATTTCGACATGAGCGATCAGGATGAAAGTGGCGACACTGATGATGACCTGGTGGAAGTCTAG
- a CDS encoding NADP-dependent isocitrate dehydrogenase, whose translation MSKIKVENPVVELDGDEMTRIIWQFIKDKLILPYLDIDLKYYDLGMEVRDETNDQITIDAAEAIKKYGVGVKCATITPDEDRVEEFGLKKMWRSPNGTIRNILGGVVFRAPIICKNVPRLVPGWTDPIVIGRHAFGDQYKATDFLMPGPGTLTMKFVGDDGQVIEHEVFKSPSAGVAMGMYNLDDSIIDFARASMNYGLNLGWPVYLSTKNTILKAYDGRFKDLFQKVFEEEFADKFKAAGITYEHRLIDDMVAAAMKWSGKFVWACKNYDGDVQSDTVAQGFGSLGLMTSQLMTPDGKIVEAEAAHGTVTRHYRQHQAGQATSTNSIASIFAWTGGLKHRAKLDSNEQLMKFATTLEKVIVDTVESGHMTKDLALLVGPEQKWLTTEGFLEKIDENLNAAM comes from the coding sequence ATGTCAAAGATCAAGGTAGAAAACCCGGTCGTCGAACTCGACGGCGATGAAATGACCCGCATCATCTGGCAGTTCATCAAAGACAAGCTGATCTTGCCATACCTGGACATTGATCTGAAATACTATGACCTCGGGATGGAAGTCCGCGACGAAACCAACGACCAGATCACGATTGACGCCGCTGAAGCGATCAAGAAATACGGTGTTGGCGTCAAATGTGCGACAATCACACCGGACGAAGATCGGGTCGAGGAATTCGGCCTCAAGAAGATGTGGCGTTCACCAAACGGCACGATCCGCAACATCCTCGGCGGCGTCGTGTTCCGCGCGCCGATCATCTGCAAAAACGTTCCGCGCCTGGTCCCCGGCTGGACAGATCCGATCGTCATTGGCCGTCACGCATTCGGCGACCAATACAAGGCAACAGACTTCCTGATGCCCGGCCCCGGCACATTGACGATGAAGTTCGTCGGCGACGATGGTCAAGTCATCGAACACGAGGTTTTCAAGTCGCCGTCCGCCGGTGTCGCGATGGGTATGTACAATCTCGATGATTCGATTATCGACTTCGCCCGTGCTTCGATGAACTACGGCCTGAACCTTGGCTGGCCTGTTTACCTTTCTACCAAGAACACGATCCTGAAAGCCTATGACGGACGTTTCAAGGATCTGTTCCAGAAAGTTTTTGAAGAAGAATTCGCAGACAAGTTCAAAGCTGCAGGTATCACATACGAACATCGCCTGATCGACGATATGGTCGCCGCAGCCATGAAGTGGTCGGGAAAATTCGTTTGGGCCTGTAAGAACTACGATGGCGATGTACAGTCCGACACCGTCGCACAGGGCTTCGGTTCGCTTGGCCTCATGACCTCGCAACTGATGACGCCCGATGGAAAAATCGTGGAAGCTGAAGCAGCGCACGGCACAGTGACGCGGCACTACCGTCAACATCAGGCAGGTCAGGCAACCTCGACAAACTCCATCGCGTCTATTTTTGCGTGGACCGGTGGCCTGAAGCACCGCGCGAAACTCGATAGCAATGAACAATTGATGAAGTTCGCCACAACATTGGAAAAGGTCATCGTAGATACGGTCGAAAGCGGTCACATGACCAAAGACCTCGCGCTCTTGGTGGGCCCAGAACAGAAATGGCTGACAACCGAAGGTTTCCTTGAAAAGATCGACGAAAACCTGAACGCAGCGATGTAA